A region of the Myxococcus stipitatus DSM 14675 genome:
CGCCTCCGTGGGGATGCGCGCGTGCATGCGGGCGCGGCGTCCCTGCTCGTGGCTCGCGCGCCGCTCCCAGCGCCTGGCCCACCACACGGAGCAGTTCCGCGAGACGGCATGTCACGGCGCGCTCCTCCCGTGGGGGCCCCTGCTGGCCTTCTTGAGCAGCCGAGGTCTCCAGGTGGCCCAGTACGCGGTGCTCACGCACGCGGTGGGCATCGACACGTCCCTGGTGCAGGCGCTGTTCTCCCAGGGACTCTACCTGTGCGCGCTCGCGGTGGGCTCGCTGGTGCCAGGGCAGGTGGGCGTGAGCGATGGCGCCTTCGCGCTGGCCGCGGGCGTGCTGGACACCACCACGGCGCGCGCGATGTCCGTGGCGCTGCTGAGCCACCTGGTGCAGCTCGTCTTCGTCCTGGCCGGCGCGCTCACGCCGCTGGTGTGGCGGTTGCCCTCGGCGCCTCGGCCGGCTTCACCCGCACCGGTGTACCGTTGAAGGCGGCGTTGCCGCTGGGCACGTCCACGGCCAGCTCGTCCGTGAGGTCGTTGTGGCTGATGCCCGCGTGCTCGGCGGCGATGCGCTGGCCCGTGCCCTCGCGTCGATGGCCATAGCCGTGAGGCAGGCTCACCACGCCCGGCATGATGTCGCCCGTCACCGCCACGGGCACCGTCACCTCGCCCACGCGGGAGGTGACGACGGCGTCCATCCCGTCGGCGAGCCCCAGCCTCGCCGCGTCCTCGGGATGCATCATCAGCGTGCAGCGCGGCTTGCCCTTCACCAGCCCCTGCACGTTGTGCATCCAGGAGTTGTTGTCGCGCAGGTGGCGTCGGCCGATGAGCAGCAGGCGCTCGTCTCCCGTCTCCACGTCGGTCGCGGTGCTCGCCGGGAAGGTGTCGCTCAGCCGCCGCAGGTCCGCGGTGAGGACCTCGGGGGCCAGGTGGATGCGGCGGTCCTTCGTCTGGAGCCGGCCCGGCAGACACGGCTGGAGCGGACCCAGGTCCACGCCGTGAGGTGACGCCCGCAGCTTCGCCAGGGACATCCCCTGTCGCAGCGGATTGAAGTGCGCGCCGTGTGGCCCCATGCGCAGGCCGATGTCCAGGAGCCGCTCCGGCCCCAGGCGCCGCAAGGCCTGGTGCAGGAGCGTCTTCCTCAGCGAGGGCCGGCCTCGCCGCAGGTTTTCAAGGCGGTGCTGGAGCTCGAGCGTCGTCTGCCAGTCCTCGTGGGCATCGGGCGCGGGCTCGAAGAGGGGCGGCGAGTACTTGGCGGTGTTGCGCACGGCCAGCACGTGGAAGGCCACGTCGTAGTGGCCGCGCTCCAGCGGTGAGACGGGCGGGAGGATGAGGTGGGCGTGGCGCGTCGTCTCGTTGAGGTACGGGTCCAGGCTCACCATGAAGTCCAGGCCCGCGAGCGCGCGCTCCAACTGCGCGCCATTGGGCGTGGACAGCACGGGGTTGCCCGCCAGGGTGACGAGCGCGCGGATGCGTCCGTCGCCCGGGGTGAGCATCTCCTCGGCCATGACGGCGGAGGGCAGCTCACCGCCGAACTCCGGCAGCCCTCGCACGCGGCTCTTCCAGCGGCCCAGGCTGCCTCGGCCGAGCCCCATCGCGCGAGGGCCCCCGACGATGTCGAACGCGGGCTGCGTGAACATGGCGCCGCCCCGCCGGTCCAGGTTTCCCGTCGCGATGTTGAGGACGTTGATGAGCCACTGGCACAGCGAGCCGAAGGGCTGGGTGGACAGGCCCATGCGCCCGTAGCAGACGGCGCTCTCGGACGTGATGAAGTCCCGCGCCAGCCCGCGAATCACCTCGACGGAGACGCCCGTGTGCCGCGCGGCGCGCTCCGGAGGGAAGTCGCGGACCAGCGCCTTCACCGCGTCGAGCCCCTCCATCCGCGCGCTCAAATGGTTGGGCCGCGGTGAATGCTCCACCAGGGCCACGTGCACCAGGGCGAGGAGCAGCAGCGCGTCGGTGCCGGGGCGGATGAAGACGTGGGTGTCGGCGATGGCGGCCGTCTCCGTGCGGCGCGGGTCCACGACGACGAGCTTGCCGCCGCGCTCCTGGAGGGCTCGCAGCCGCGCGCGGATGTCCGGCGCCGTCATCAAGCTGCCGTTGGAGGCGAGCGGATTGGCGCCCAGCACCAGCAGATGCTTCGTGTGGTCCAGGTCCGGAATGGGGATGAGGAGCTGGTGGCCGAACATCGCGTAGGACACGAGCTGGTGCGGCAGTTGGTCCACCGATGTCGCGGAGAAGCGGTTGCGCGAGCGCAGCGTCTTCACCAGCGCGGGCGCGAACACCATGTTGCCCAGGTTGTGCACGTTGGGGTTGCCCAGGTACGTGGCCACCGCGTCCTTCCCGTGCGCCTCCTGCACCGCGTGCAGCTTGCGCGCGGCCTCGTCCACCGCTTCGTTCCAGGACACCTGCTCCCAGCCCGTCGCCGTGCGCCGCAGCGGGTGGCGCAGCCGGTCCGGGTCCTCGTGCAAGTCCTCGAGCGCCAGCGCCTTGGGGCAGACGTGACCGCGGCTGAACGGGTCCTCGTCGTCTCCCCGGATGGAGGTGATGCGCTCCCCCTTCAGCTCGATGCGAAGGCCACACATCGCCTCGCACAGGTTGCACGTGCGGAAATGAACCCGGGATGCTTCCGTGGTGCTCATGCGCGGGACTGTATCCCGCCCATGCGAGTCATTGCCTTGGAGGGCCTTCTTCTTTTCACTGACGGGCATATCCGCCGCATGAAAGGATTGGCGTGAGGGGAGAACACATGCGCTACATGGGGTCTTGGGTCGTCGTGATGGGATTGCTGGTATCGCCGGTCGCCCTGGGAGCCGAGGCGGAGGTCCGGACGCTGCGCTTCACCAAGAAGGCGCCCGTGGTGGGCGCGCGCGAGGAGAACCAGACGCGCATGGAGATGGCCTTCGACTTCAAGGCCACCGCGCCGAGCATCCAGCCCATCCCCATCGTCGCGTCCACCACGGTGATTGAGACGCAGGTCTTCACCGTGCTCGCGGTGAAGGGGAACGCGGTGATGCGCGCGCAGGTCGCCTACGGTGAGATGGACGAGGTGAAGATGGCGGACGGCAAGGAGGTGCGTTCGCCCGCTCCCGTCAGCAAGAAGACCTACCTGGGTGAGTTCAAGAAGGGCGCTGTCGTGGTGACCAACGCCCAGGGCAAGCCCGTGCCGGGCAACGAGCAGACGAAGGTGCGCGGGGACCTGAAGGGCCTGGGCCGCGAGGACCCGCTCGTCGCGGCCTTCCCCACCGAGCCCCTCAAGGTCGGTGACAGCGTGCAGGCCGTGGCGGACGCCTTCGAGGAGGAGCTCCAGGTCACCGCCCCGGAGGGCATGAGCTACAACGACACGCGCGTCGAGTTGACGGAGATTCGCGACGACACGCGCGGGCAGATGGGCGTCTTCTCCGTGAGCACCACCATCGTCGCCGTCGAGAGCGAGGAGTCCCCCGTCTCCCTGGAGATTCACGCGAAGGGGTCCCTCCACGTCCTGGTCGACGGCACCGTCGTCACCGAGATTTCCATGGGCGGGCCCGTGAAGCTCATCCCCCAGGAGGCGCTGCGCCAGCGCGGCATGGAGGTCCAGGGCACGGGCGAGATGCGCGTCCACCTCACCTCCAAGGTCCTGCCGCGCGCGCCCAGGAAGTGAGCTGACGACACGTCGCGTCAGAGAAGGGGGATGAGGGTGGGTTGGTCCGGAGCGCCGCACGCAGCACGGGCGGCCTTGCGGAGCGGCGCGGGCGTGACAGGCCGCTGACAGAGAATGGGCAGGGTACGGGGTTGGAGGATTGACATGTACTTGCACGCGCTCGGTCACTTTCATCCCCCCAACCTCCTGACGAATCGCTTTCTCGAGGAGCTGGGGCTCGAGACGTCGGAGGCCTGGATCCTGGAGCGAGTGGGCATCCGTTCCCGCCACACGGTGCTGCCGCTGGAATACCTGCGGGAGACTCGCAACCGGGACGTGCGCGCCGCGCAGGAGGCGGCCCTCTTCAGCAACGCGGAGACAGGAGCCCGGGCGGCGCGCATGGCCCTGGAGCGCGCGGGGCTGAAGCCTTCGGACATCGGCCTGGTGGTGGGCGGTGGGTGCAGTCCGGACGAGTGCATCCCCGCGGAGTCCAACCGCGTGGCGGAGAAGCTGGGCATCGACGCGCCGGCGGTGGACCTCCAGAGCGCCTGCTCGTCGTTCTGCACGCAGCTGCACTTCCTCACCGGCATGCGCCCGGAGCGGCTGCCCGAGTACGTGCTGGTGGTCAACGTGGACAACTCCACGCGCGTGGTGGACTACTCGGACCGCTCCTCGGCGGTGCTGTGGGGAGATGGCTCCTCGGCGGCCGTGCTGTCGCCGCGAGTGCCCGGCCGCTGGCGCGTCACCGAGACCCGGCTCGCGGGAGACCCGTCCGGCGCGGAGAAGGTGCGGGTGCCTCGCGTGGGGCACTTCACCCAGCACGGCGCGGAGGTGCAGAAGTTCGCCATCCGCCGCTCGGGGGAGACCCTGCTGGACTTGCGAGGCCACTACCTCGCCCGGCATCCAGGCAAGGGCCCGGAGGACATCACCTTCATCGGCCACCAGGCCAACCTGCGCATGCTGGAGTCCGTCCAGCGCCGCTGCGAGGTGCCCGAGGCCCGCCACCTCTACAACGTCCACGTCCGAGGCAACACGGGCGCGGCCGGGGCCCCCGGGGTGCTGAGCGAGCACTGGGACGACGCCTCGCTGGGGGACGCGGTGGTGCTCAGCGTGGTCGGCAGCGGCCTCACCTGGTCCGGCGCGCTGCTGGAGCGTGTCCTGCCCGGCACGCCGTAGTCCGGCGGGCCTCAGGGACTCTTGTCCAAAGGTCCCTGGCGCACACGTCAGAGAGCACTGGTATGTTCTCCAACGAGCGTCATGGTTCCACGTCCCCGCGAGTTCCCTCCTTCGTCCCTGC
Encoded here:
- a CDS encoding molybdopterin oxidoreductase family protein is translated as MSTTEASRVHFRTCNLCEAMCGLRIELKGERITSIRGDDEDPFSRGHVCPKALALEDLHEDPDRLRHPLRRTATGWEQVSWNEAVDEAARKLHAVQEAHGKDAVATYLGNPNVHNLGNMVFAPALVKTLRSRNRFSATSVDQLPHQLVSYAMFGHQLLIPIPDLDHTKHLLVLGANPLASNGSLMTAPDIRARLRALQERGGKLVVVDPRRTETAAIADTHVFIRPGTDALLLLALVHVALVEHSPRPNHLSARMEGLDAVKALVRDFPPERAARHTGVSVEVIRGLARDFITSESAVCYGRMGLSTQPFGSLCQWLINVLNIATGNLDRRGGAMFTQPAFDIVGGPRAMGLGRGSLGRWKSRVRGLPEFGGELPSAVMAEEMLTPGDGRIRALVTLAGNPVLSTPNGAQLERALAGLDFMVSLDPYLNETTRHAHLILPPVSPLERGHYDVAFHVLAVRNTAKYSPPLFEPAPDAHEDWQTTLELQHRLENLRRGRPSLRKTLLHQALRRLGPERLLDIGLRMGPHGAHFNPLRQGMSLAKLRASPHGVDLGPLQPCLPGRLQTKDRRIHLAPEVLTADLRRLSDTFPASTATDVETGDERLLLIGRRHLRDNNSWMHNVQGLVKGKPRCTLMMHPEDAARLGLADGMDAVVTSRVGEVTVPVAVTGDIMPGVVSLPHGYGHRREGTGQRIAAEHAGISHNDLTDELAVDVPSGNAAFNGTPVRVKPAEAPRATATPAA
- a CDS encoding 3-oxoacyl-ACP synthase III family protein gives rise to the protein MYLHALGHFHPPNLLTNRFLEELGLETSEAWILERVGIRSRHTVLPLEYLRETRNRDVRAAQEAALFSNAETGARAARMALERAGLKPSDIGLVVGGGCSPDECIPAESNRVAEKLGIDAPAVDLQSACSSFCTQLHFLTGMRPERLPEYVLVVNVDNSTRVVDYSDRSSAVLWGDGSSAAVLSPRVPGRWRVTETRLAGDPSGAEKVRVPRVGHFTQHGAEVQKFAIRRSGETLLDLRGHYLARHPGKGPEDITFIGHQANLRMLESVQRRCEVPEARHLYNVHVRGNTGAAGAPGVLSEHWDDASLGDAVVLSVVGSGLTWSGALLERVLPGTP